A window of the Nitrosopumilus ureiphilus genome harbors these coding sequences:
- a CDS encoding winged helix-turn-helix domain-containing protein, which translates to MQIVADLLIATEQSGQEGIKTTSLLTKANLSHSRLSKFLQNLTGAGLINKIEFDGKNTFVITPKGRQYLESYANFSSIAESFGLEL; encoded by the coding sequence ATGCAAATAGTTGCAGATTTGCTTATTGCTACTGAACAGTCTGGACAGGAAGGCATCAAAACAACTTCACTTCTAACAAAGGCAAATTTATCACATTCAAGATTATCTAAATTCTTACAGAATTTAACCGGTGCAGGGTTAATTAACAAAATTGAATTTGATGGAAAGAATACTTTTGTAATTACACCAAAAGGAAGACAGTATTTGGAGTCTTATGCAAACTTTTCCAGTATTGCAGAATCGTTTGGATTAGAACTTTAA